Proteins encoded together in one Anticarsia gemmatalis isolate Benzon Research Colony breed Stoneville strain chromosome 1, ilAntGemm2 primary, whole genome shotgun sequence window:
- the LOC142977551 gene encoding protein rolling stone-like: MSAIKSYFKQEVKTSMLSLEHPKRTDFYLSCWQTTRSAVPVLIWRLILFLATLGIVLASAIIYILNGKFAYWFIYLTHWGLTSILLTTGFGVGVSARIYFYGPISAEFSLPWYVKTYWVLFNIATPVAFLITIFYWTLLFEAGIEEELNHGLDVAVHGLNSLIMLLLLLSSSQPSRLLHIYQPINFALVYMVFGVIYHFAGGTDQKGNAYIYPVVDWSQPGTTILVVVITGLLLICLHLLTMALSVARDSLSKRCVNNSVIVHVDEGMALRQQVYA, translated from the exons ATGAGTGCTATTAAGAGTTATTTCAAACAAGAAGTGAAGACGAGCATGCTCTCGTTGGAGCATCCAAAACGAACTGACTTTTATCTTAGTTGTTGGCAAACGACACGCTCGGCCGTTCCAGTTTTGATCTGGCGGCTAATATTGTTCCTTGCTACTCTAGGTATAGTGTTGGCTTCAGCGATCATTTACATCCTGAATGGTAAATTCGCTTACTGGTTTATTTACCTAACGCATTGGGGTCTAACTAGCATACTTCTAACAACTGGATTCGGCGTAGGAGTATCCGCGCGCATCTATTTCTACGGACCTATAA GCGCTGAGTTTAGCCTGCCATGGTATGTGAAGACTTACTGGGTGTTATTCAACATAGCAACACCCGTTGCCTTCTTAATCACGATATTCTACTGGACATTACTCTTCGAAG CCGGAATCGAGGAAGAATTAAACCACGGATTGGACGTGGCCGTGCATGGGCTCAACTCTCTCATAATGCTGTTGCTGCTTCTAAGCAGTTCACAACCCAGCAGACTGCTACACATATACCAGCCTATAAACTTCGCACTCGTCTACATGGTATTTGGAGTCATTTACCACTTCGCTGGAGGCACAGACCA gaAAGGTAACGCGTACATCTACCCGGTCGTGGACTGGTCGCAGCCGGGCACCACGATACTGGTCGTAGTGATCACCGGGCTGCTTCTGATATGCCTACATCTTTTAACGATGGCCTTGTCCGTCGCACGCGATTCACTTTCCAAGCGATGCGTCAACAACTCCGTAATCGTTCATGTTGATGAAGGCATGGCTTTAAGACAACAAGTATATGCAtaa